In Candidatus Promineifilum breve, one genomic interval encodes:
- a CDS encoding DinB family protein, with amino-acid sequence MERLFQDMLERFETIHKVIETAVADLPAEALDWKPGPDMNSIAVILAHTAGAWRYWVGDVAGDLPSGRVRAEEFETFKVDAAEMLGRLSKALDTTRQVLGQLAPPRLGEARTAGMFNEERTVGWALLHVLEHTALHAGHIQLTRQLWDQRGE; translated from the coding sequence ATGGAACGACTATTTCAGGACATGCTGGAGCGATTTGAGACGATCCACAAGGTCATCGAAACGGCCGTGGCCGATCTGCCGGCCGAGGCGCTGGACTGGAAGCCGGGGCCGGACATGAACTCCATCGCCGTCATCCTGGCCCACACGGCCGGCGCGTGGCGCTATTGGGTGGGCGACGTGGCCGGCGACTTGCCGTCCGGCCGGGTACGGGCCGAGGAGTTCGAGACGTTCAAGGTCGACGCGGCCGAGATGCTGGGGCGGCTAAGCAAGGCGCTGGACACGACGCGGCAAGTGCTGGGCCAACTGGCGCCGCCGCGATTGGGGGAGGCGCGCACGGCCGGCATGTTCAATGAGGAGCGAACGGTGGGCTGGGCGTTGCTCCATGTCCTGGAGCACACGGCGCTCCATGCAGGCCACATCCAGCTGACTCGCCAGCTCTGGGATCAGCGCGGCGAGTGA
- a CDS encoding gluconeogenesis factor YvcK family protein encodes MKRNNRLWGALYLRRRWLTVGIGVKRWLLLLATGAAVTSMGWVYLLLSTNRAGWLPGRLYDGLTLQFLPLGWRIALPLIVGGLIMLLAVVKLGKNLVEPLREGPGAVVDSLVDYRLRDRGPHIVAIGGGTGMPGLLRGLSPYTSNLTAIVTVADDGGSSGRLRRELGLLPPGDFRNNLAALARDEALLTQVLQYRFGAMPSVATPGVATPGIVPPDGNGGAADEPAAPGLTGHAFGNLLLAALTGITGSFDEALLAAQRVLALRGQVLPSTLENVTLVAEVALPQGESVEVSGESAIPQAGGRIERVRLEPSHARAYPPALRAIFGADLIILGPGSLYTSILPNLLVADLAEALRHTRARVVYVCNLATQPGETDGYSVADHVAAITAHAPGAILDSVIANDNLSIPPETGGGRTQFVQPDAPAGVDFIRRDLVDEARPWRHDSAKLARAVLDLLA; translated from the coding sequence ATGAAAAGGAACAATAGGCTCTGGGGCGCGCTCTACCTGCGCCGCCGCTGGCTGACCGTGGGCATCGGCGTCAAGCGCTGGTTGCTGCTGCTGGCGACCGGCGCGGCGGTGACGAGTATGGGCTGGGTTTACCTCTTACTCAGCACCAACCGCGCCGGCTGGCTACCCGGCCGCCTCTACGACGGGCTGACGCTGCAATTTCTGCCGCTCGGTTGGCGCATCGCCCTGCCGCTCATCGTCGGCGGGCTGATCATGTTGCTGGCCGTCGTCAAGCTGGGCAAGAACCTGGTCGAGCCGCTGCGCGAGGGGCCGGGGGCGGTCGTCGATTCGCTGGTCGATTACCGGCTGCGCGATCGCGGCCCCCACATCGTCGCCATCGGCGGCGGCACGGGCATGCCCGGCCTGTTGCGCGGCCTGTCGCCCTACACCAGCAATCTGACGGCCATCGTCACCGTGGCCGACGACGGTGGCAGCAGCGGCCGGCTGCGCCGCGAACTGGGCCTGTTGCCGCCCGGCGACTTCCGCAATAACCTGGCCGCGCTGGCCCGCGATGAGGCGCTGCTGACCCAGGTGTTACAATATCGCTTCGGCGCGATGCCGAGCGTGGCAACGCCGGGCGTAGCAACGCCGGGCATTGTGCCGCCGGATGGCAATGGCGGCGCGGCCGATGAACCAGCCGCGCCGGGTCTGACCGGCCATGCGTTCGGCAATCTGCTGCTGGCCGCCCTGACCGGCATCACCGGCAGTTTCGATGAGGCGCTGCTGGCCGCGCAGCGCGTGCTGGCGTTGCGCGGCCAGGTGCTGCCGTCCACGTTGGAGAACGTCACCCTGGTGGCCGAGGTCGCTCTGCCCCAGGGGGAGAGTGTCGAGGTGAGCGGCGAGTCGGCCATCCCCCAGGCCGGTGGCCGTATCGAGCGGGTGCGCCTGGAGCCGTCCCACGCCCGCGCCTATCCCCCGGCTCTGCGGGCCATCTTCGGCGCGGATTTGATCATCCTGGGGCCGGGCAGCCTCTACACCAGCATTCTGCCCAATCTATTGGTGGCCGATCTGGCCGAGGCGTTGCGCCACACGCGGGCCAGGGTGGTCTACGTCTGTAATCTGGCGACCCAACCCGGCGAAACCGACGGCTACTCGGTGGCCGATCACGTGGCGGCCATCACCGCCCACGCCCCCGGCGCGATCCTCGACAGCGTGATCGCCAATGATAACCTGTCCATTCCGCCGGAGACGGGCGGCGGCCGGACGCAATTTGTCCAACCGGATGCGCCGGCCGGTGTCGATTTCATCCGGCGCGATCTGGTCGACGAAGCCCGGCCCTGGCGGCACGACAGCGCCAAGCTGGCGCGGGCCGTGCTCGATCTGCTGGCCTGA
- a CDS encoding SDR family oxidoreductase, protein MTELLKGKVAVVTGASRGIGQAAAVTLAQAGAAVVVTSRTEPELAELAARIERMGGQALAVPADLTQEADVERMKAAALERFGHVDILVNNAGVGKYGPLASLSAADYDWMMNTNMRASFLCTAAFLPGMLERREGWVVFIASVAGLKGLPHETVYCATKFAQVGFAQALDYETREQGVKVSVIAPGGVHTHFAIGTGRTEDDPRFAGMMEAQDVAEAVLFAVTQPEKVRAFLIGLRPMGEPL, encoded by the coding sequence ATGACAGAATTGCTGAAGGGTAAAGTCGCCGTCGTCACTGGGGCCAGCCGGGGCATTGGTCAGGCGGCGGCGGTGACATTGGCCCAGGCCGGGGCGGCCGTCGTGGTCACATCCCGAACGGAGCCGGAGTTGGCGGAGTTGGCCGCGCGTATCGAGCGCATGGGCGGCCAGGCGTTGGCCGTGCCCGCCGACCTGACCCAGGAAGCGGACGTGGAGCGCATGAAGGCCGCGGCGCTGGAGCGCTTCGGCCATGTGGACATCCTGGTCAACAATGCCGGGGTTGGCAAATATGGCCCGCTGGCCTCCCTGTCGGCCGCCGATTACGATTGGATGATGAACACCAATATGCGCGCAAGCTTTCTATGCACCGCCGCCTTTCTGCCGGGTATGCTGGAACGGCGCGAGGGGTGGGTGGTTTTCATCGCTTCGGTCGCCGGGCTGAAGGGACTGCCTCACGAGACGGTCTATTGCGCCACGAAATTCGCCCAGGTCGGCTTTGCCCAGGCGCTCGACTACGAGACGCGCGAGCAAGGCGTGAAGGTCAGCGTCATTGCCCCCGGCGGCGTACACACCCATTTCGCCATCGGCACCGGCCGCACGGAAGATGACCCGCGCTTTGCCGGCATGATGGAAGCCCAGGATGTGGCCGAGGCCGTCCTCTTCGCCGTCACCCAGCCGGAGAAGGTACGCGCGTTTCTAATTGGCTTGCGGCCGATGGGGGAACCTCTGTAA
- a CDS encoding ClbS/DfsB family four-helix bundle protein yields the protein MANDNEMTKTQLLERIQTGWEELMGVLVKLDDATKERVDPASGWAIGDHLFHLAAWEQGIAYLLTGRSRTAGMGITADQWRDLTMDQLNDLVHEHGRSRPAAEAMATLRLAHDEMLNALAGLDDADLRRGYATFDAQSQDNGRPIIGWIIGDTYDHYEEHLGYIRALLTD from the coding sequence ATGGCCAATGACAACGAAATGACCAAAACCCAACTGCTGGAGCGCATCCAGACCGGCTGGGAAGAGTTGATGGGCGTACTGGTTAAGCTGGATGACGCCACCAAAGAGCGGGTTGACCCGGCGTCGGGCTGGGCAATCGGCGACCATCTGTTTCACCTGGCGGCCTGGGAACAGGGCATCGCCTACCTGCTGACCGGCCGCTCGCGCACGGCGGGTATGGGCATCACCGCCGACCAATGGCGCGACCTGACGATGGATCAGCTTAACGATCTCGTCCACGAGCACGGGCGCAGCCGACCGGCGGCCGAGGCGATGGCGACGCTGCGCCTGGCCCACGACGAGATGCTCAACGCGCTGGCCGGGCTGGACGACGCCGACCTGCGGCGCGGTTACGCCACCTTCGATGCCCAGAGCCAGGATAACGGCCGCCCCATCATCGGCTGGATCATCGGCGACACCTACGATCATTATGAAGAACATCTTGGCTACATCCGCGCCCTGTTGACGGACTAG
- a CDS encoding phosphotransferase family protein, with translation MTSYLLPAVANWDEWRPIFTDTRVWRPVIARLWAAEPGLRARTSIAMPGHVAAGYPGTCAVFVIDERAVIKFFPPMVSGDDAREAAVYRLLDGRVPGASLLAEGVLYDRIDWPYLVVSFVPGAAWREVGATIAPARQAAILAELGRVVRLTHETPLNADTWPMPSAWSDYVSHSLSDAIGRLRDETVFSTSVINEIEALLSATDWFANQPRLLHADLTADHLLVAERDGRWSMTGLIDWADALVGDPYYEWVALWFDLCRRDARLFGAFWRGYDPAGASPPLSLSRLLAFTCLHRFGTGIMTAALPEATRREITGVAGLIAALFPDLPAIEAG, from the coding sequence ATGACGTCTTACCTTTTGCCGGCCGTGGCGAATTGGGATGAGTGGCGGCCGATCTTCACCGACACGCGGGTCTGGCGGCCGGTCATCGCGCGGCTGTGGGCGGCCGAGCCGGGGCTGCGGGCGCGGACGAGTATTGCTATGCCCGGCCACGTAGCGGCCGGCTATCCGGGAACGTGCGCCGTGTTCGTTATCGACGAGCGGGCGGTCATCAAGTTCTTTCCGCCGATGGTCAGTGGCGACGACGCGCGCGAAGCGGCGGTATACCGCCTACTCGACGGCCGCGTGCCCGGCGCGTCGCTGCTGGCGGAGGGTGTGCTCTACGACCGGATCGACTGGCCGTACCTGGTCGTCTCTTTCGTGCCCGGCGCGGCCTGGCGGGAGGTGGGGGCAACCATTGCCCCGGCGCGGCAGGCCGCCATTCTGGCCGAGTTAGGCCGCGTGGTCCGCCTGACCCACGAGACGCCGCTGAACGCCGACACCTGGCCTATGCCGTCGGCTTGGAGTGATTATGTTTCGCATAGTCTATCGGATGCTATAGGTCGGTTACGCGACGAAACGGTATTTTCGACTTCGGTCATCAACGAGATCGAAGCCTTGTTGAGCGCAACGGACTGGTTTGCCAACCAGCCGCGCCTCCTCCACGCCGACCTGACGGCCGACCACCTGCTCGTGGCCGAGCGCGACGGCCGCTGGTCGATGACCGGGCTGATCGACTGGGCCGATGCGCTGGTCGGCGACCCATATTACGAGTGGGTGGCCCTGTGGTTCGACCTCTGCCGTCGCGACGCGCGCCTGTTCGGCGCCTTTTGGCGCGGCTATGACCCGGCCGGTGCATCGCCGCCGCTCTCCTTGTCCCGCTTGCTGGCCTTTACCTGTCTGCACCGTTTCGGAACGGGCATAATGACCGCTGCCCTGCCGGAGGCGACGCGGCGCGAAATAACCGGAGTGGCCGGGCTTATTGCCGCGCTATTTCCCGATCTGCCGGCAATTGAGGCAGGCTAA
- a CDS encoding DMT family transporter, whose translation MNQAAARPHAHRRAYLVLAFSLIGMGFSGIFVSLAGAPGAVAGFYRMGIAAVVLAVPFAGGVRREGRPNRREVWIALLAGLFFAGDLFFWNTGILISGATNPTLMGNTAPIWVGLGAMLFFHERPGRLFWLGLLIAISGAAVILGVDALNDVGLGTFFGILSGMFYGGYFLVVQRSRSALSTLTSFWLSAVSSAVGLALIARLLGQPLTGYSNLTYLYLVGLSLFVQVGGQMGVAYALGYLPASLVSPTLLLQPVLTGLLAVPILGEALSLVQILGGAAVLAGIYVVHRSRLDLRQPAPPAEPVEVP comes from the coding sequence ATGAATCAAGCCGCCGCCCGGCCCCACGCCCACCGCCGCGCCTATCTCGTCCTGGCCTTCAGCCTGATCGGCATGGGTTTCTCCGGCATTTTCGTCAGCCTGGCCGGCGCGCCGGGCGCGGTGGCCGGCTTCTATCGCATGGGCATTGCCGCCGTCGTGCTGGCCGTGCCCTTCGCCGGCGGCGTTCGTCGGGAAGGGCGGCCGAACCGGCGCGAGGTGTGGATCGCACTTCTGGCCGGGTTGTTCTTCGCCGGCGATCTCTTCTTCTGGAATACGGGCATCCTCATCAGCGGGGCCACCAACCCGACACTGATGGGCAACACCGCGCCGATCTGGGTCGGCCTGGGGGCCATGCTCTTCTTCCACGAGCGGCCGGGCCGACTGTTCTGGCTGGGGCTGCTCATCGCCATCAGCGGCGCGGCGGTCATCCTCGGCGTCGACGCCCTGAACGATGTCGGCCTGGGCACGTTCTTCGGCATCCTGTCCGGCATGTTCTATGGCGGCTACTTCCTGGTTGTGCAGCGCAGCCGCAGCGCGTTGAGCACGCTCACGTCTTTCTGGCTGTCGGCCGTCAGTTCGGCCGTCGGCCTGGCGCTCATCGCCCGCCTGTTGGGCCAACCATTGACCGGCTACTCCAATCTCACCTATCTCTATCTGGTCGGCTTGAGCCTGTTCGTGCAGGTGGGCGGGCAGATGGGCGTGGCCTACGCCCTGGGCTATTTGCCGGCGTCGCTCGTCTCGCCGACGCTGCTGCTCCAGCCGGTGCTGACCGGCTTGCTGGCCGTGCCCATCCTGGGCGAGGCCCTCTCGCTGGTGCAGATTCTGGGCGGGGCCGCGGTGCTGGCCGGCATCTACGTCGTCCATCGCAGCCGGCTGGATTTGCGGCAGCCTGCACCGCCGGCCGAACCGGTTGAGGTACCTTAG